One window of the Vicia villosa cultivar HV-30 ecotype Madison, WI unplaced genomic scaffold, Vvil1.0 ctg.001502F_1_1, whole genome shotgun sequence genome contains the following:
- the LOC131635506 gene encoding probable inactive leucine-rich repeat receptor-like protein kinase At3g03770, giving the protein MLLFFQLLPFSSFTSTYCSLLHHKLSPFSSHLIQVLYFFYSLFLVLLNLLVSMRYFYFYFHLNLFLLSLFFSIHTTHQLQFSQTQVLLQLTKYLQYPTSLQIFHNYNTDPCTLTPSQHLSIKCEGNSVTELKIMGDKTNKHGKVSSFNGFALPNQTLSKSFSIDSFVTTLTRLASLRVLSLVSLGIWGPLPDKIHRLSFLQVLDLSSNFLFGSIPPKIATLINLQILTLDGNYFNTTMPDFFEPLSNLSILSLKNNQLKGSFPISLCKIKSLTDVSLSHNELSGELPSLTALSRLHVLDLMENGFDSEVPLMPKSVVTVLLSRNLFSGEIPSQFGELSQLQNLDLSENRLSGVPPSSLFSLRNISYLNLANNVLGGSIPKKLKCGSKLGFVDISGNLLSGLLPSCLESISDRRVVRFGGNCLSVNSQPQNRNQNQKHGSYCEESSSGKIKFWRWEIDAAIAIIVVVFLFLLAFGVFFYRKFHSREIYRHEMLPKIVQDNNNSTTGVSSELLASARYISQKMKLGTQTTTTCRHFSIEELKEITRNFDLSTYIGEGSIGKLYKGKLENGSYVMIRTLALRKKLSIQNLKARLDLLSKLHHPNLVSLLGHCIDGRGKEGISPQKLHLVYEYVQNGDYRTHLSEFSLDKALKWSDRLAILIGVAKAVHFLHTGMKPGCFRNQLKTNSILLDEHRFPKLSDYGMSIISEEIENIEVNGEKLKYCLREELEDDVYNFGFILFESLAGPIASEKGEAFFLNERASFDSHDGRKRIVDPVVLTSCCQESLSIVISITTKCISPQSSSRPSFEDVLWNLQYAAQVQASADAEHSISS; this is encoded by the exons ATGCTACTGTTTTTTCAACTACTTCCATTCTCATCCTTCACGTCTACTTATTGTTCATTGTTGCACCATAAATTATCTCCTTTCTCATCTCACCTCATTCaagtattatattttttttattcactcTTTCTAGTCCTCTTGAATTTGCTAGTTTCAATGAgatatttctatttctatttccATCTCAACCTCTTTCTCCTTTCTTTGTTTTTCTCCATCCACACTACTCATCAGCTacaattctctcaaactcaagtcCTCTTACAGTTAACAAAGTATCTCCAATACCCTACCTCCTTACAAATCTTTCATAATTACAATACTGACCCTTGCACCCTCACTCCATCTCAGCACTTGAGTATTAAATGTGAGGGCAATTCAGTAACTGAACTCAAAATCATGGGAGACAAAACCAACAAACATGGAAAGGTTTCCAGTTTCAATGGCTTTGCACTTCCAAACCAAACACTTTCCAAATCTTTCTCTATTGACTCTTTTGTCACAACATTGACAAGGTTAGCAAGTTTAAGAGTACTCAGTTTGGTTTCTTTAGGAATTTGGGGTCCACTTCCTGATAAAATTCATAGGCTTAGTTTCCTTCAAGTTTTGGATTTGAGTTCCAATTTCTTATTTGGTTCCATTCCACCAAAGATAGCTACATTGATCAATCTTCAAATACTAACACTTGATGGAAACTATTTCAACACCACAATGCCTGATTTTTTTGAACCTTTGTCTAATTTAAGTATCTTGAGTCTCAAGAACAATCAGTTAAAAGGCTCATTCCCTATTTCACTATGCAAAATCAAGAGCCTTACTGATGTTTCCTTGTCACACAATGAACTATCTGGTGAATTACCGAGTCTCACCGCGCTTTCGAGGTTACATGTGTTGGATTTGATGGAAAATGGTTTTGATTCTGAGGTACCGTTGATGCCGAAATCGGTTGTCACGGTTTTGCTAAGTAGGAACTTGTTCTCAGGTGAGATTCCTAGTCAGTTTGGTGAACTGAGTCAGCTTCAGAATCTTGATCTTTCGGAGAATCGTCTATCCGGGGTTCCTCCGTCGTCGTTGTTTTCTTTGAGAAACATTAGTTATTTGAATTTAGCAAACAATGTGCTAGGTGGTTCAATTCCAAAGAAGCTGAAATGTGGGAGCAAGCTTGGTTTTGTGGATATTTCTGGTAACTTGTTAAGTGGTTTACTTCCTTCTTGCTTGGAAAGTATATCTGATAGAAGAGTTGTTAGATTTGGTGGAAACTGTTTGTCTGTTAATTCTCAACCTCAGAATCGGAATCAGAATCAGAAACATGGTTCTTATTGTGAAGAATCTAGTTCAGGAAAGATCAAGTTTTGGAGATGGGAAATTGATGCTGCAATTGCTATCATTGTTGtagtttttcttttcttgttagCTTTTGGAGTTTTCTTTTACAGAAAGTTTCATTCAAGAGAGATTTATAGACATGAGATGTTGCCAAAGATTGTTCAAGATAATAATAACTCAACAACAGGAGTTTCCTCTGAACTCCTTGCTAGTGCAA gGTATATTTCTCAAAAAATGAAGCTAGGGACACAAACTACTACAACATGTAGACACTTTTCGATTGAAGAGTTGAAAGAAATCACAAGAAACTTTGATCTGTCAACTTATATTGGCGAAGGATCCATAGGAAAG CTGTACAAAGGTAAACTAGAGAATGGATCTTATGTGATGATAAGAACATTGGCTCTGAGAAAGAAGTTGTCGATACAAAATCTCAAAGCTAGGTTGGATTTACTCTCGAAGCTTCATCATCCGAATTTGGTTAGTCTTTTGGGTCATTGTATTGATGGTAGAGGAAAAGAGGGTATTAGtcctcagaaacttcatcttgtATACGAGTATGTGCAAAATGGCGATTATCGTACACATTTGTCAG AATTTTCACTCGATAAGGCGCTAAAATGGTCTGATAGATTAGCAATCTTAATCGGAGTTGCCAAGGCGGTTCATTTTTTACATACTGGTATGAAACCAGGTTGTTTTCGAAACCAATTAAAGACAAACAGTATTTTACTTGATGAACATCGCTTTCCCAAGCTAAGCGATTACGGTATGTCCATAATCTCCGAAGAGATCGAAAACATTGAG GTAAACGGAGAGAAACTAAAATATTG CTTAAGGGAAGAACTGGAGGATGATGTTTACAATTTCGGATTCATATTGTTTGAATCACTCGCTGGACCAATTgcaagtgagaaaggagaagcATTTTTTCTTAATGAAAGG GCGTCGTTTGACAGTCATGATGGCAGAAAAAGAATTGTGGATCCAGTCGTGTTGACGAGTTGCTGTCAAGAGTCATTATCAATTGTAATATCAATCACAACGAAATGCATTTCTCCACAATCTTCATCTCGGCCTTCTTTTGAAGATGTGTTATGGAATTTACAATATGCAGCTCAAGTTCAAGCCTCAGCAGATGCAGAACATTCTATATCCTCTTAG